A portion of the Bombus pascuorum chromosome 8, iyBomPasc1.1, whole genome shotgun sequence genome contains these proteins:
- the LOC132909990 gene encoding ankyrin repeat domain-containing protein 17 isoform X3, producing the protein MSHWFPLVAQEDMTSTRDVECFAIDQVELDEGHHLESSKLLLTSEDPERSVDPETQARLESLLEVAGIGKLSSGDGKHLPDHEVLRRITSSVSCALDEAAAALTRMRSDNPRTQNEKRSLVEACTDGDVGTVRKLLTEGRSVHETTEEGESLLSLACSAGYYELAQVLLAMSANVEDRGIKGDCTPLMEAASAGHVDVVSLLIAHGADVNAQSTSGNTPLMYGCAGGHEEVVRVLLEAGANVEDHNENGHTPLMEAASAGHVPVAKILLEHGAGINTHSNEFKESALTLACYKGHLEMVRFLLEAGADQEHKTDEMHTALMEASMDGHVEVARLLLDSGAQVNMPTDSFESPLTLAACGGHVDLAMLLIERGANIEEVNDEGYTPLMEAAREGHEEMVALLLSQGANINAQTEETQETALTLACCGGFLEVADFLIKAGADIELGASTPLMEAAQEGHLELVRYLLESAADVHAQTQTGDTALTYACENGHTDVADLLLQFGADMEHESEGGRTPLMKACRAGHLCTVQFLITKRADVNRQTTNNDHTPLSLACAGGHLAVVELLLSQSANPFHKLKDNSTMLIEAAKGGHTSVVQLLLDYPHSIMMSTSHNATPTPMLLPQQQQQQQQQQQQQQQSHQQQQQHITHQQHVPHQQHASTQPQSHQQQQQHAADQPQSQNLQPKHNTQKSLLRKNRSVTMMPDTSLTSAEAQQVRSQPAGESIVTTKDDTNILDKGSGGFTNLSEPNISLSPAPAPTPGLNVTDSRKNTRQEQILHKQQIFEELQRVERELQIKGPGHWFCSAKNSVVTQQQQQQQEDSSDPDTLSSGLVCSTSGMSGNSLSHQGTSQAMSLYNAFLRGKRIAQEAQLSLAPTISETFPTTNAFPTSPPLSLATIPVTSSVPLATSNTSSTTTPSPPSISTPPTVMAVSQPITASSDVSQNTAISDRPKAKPVSKKEGKNIRKASSSVMAGKLQQQQQQQQQANLMAGLQQQYQQKQRQHTYQVQQVHQLQQLNQQLQLQLDQVQVQQQQQPQQQAQQQQQQQQQQHQQQQSQSQQQTGVVTANGNNILMPTQLMSHLHPTHTHHLHDQADPDLARLHRDGACPFVAAAQKAKALCTSESVIKLEDGTHIPLDDAFEIFRSISFDDTVDVATEDQEKLELKRLEVTNGKDSQQQQQQQQQQQQQQQHLQTTQIVQQTTSPYTSQEYFTNPVLPTLPSLQVTSAGVQIQADISAGLQLTGPQSLQNQAFKDGYLEGFRTHFQPQLLLQSSQITFPTQALPTVSEATGIIDSISHQTNGYAQSTTCSTNQVQVATQTQAPATTTAATIVASDKKQVYTAPTTGKGKKGRYPLLSQQPSCQQQQQQTANTQQQTPNFPSQNYQLDPTTVAGQYTTGVPTVGGYTTSQVPPASFSCMDVDSETDSNHDTALTLACAGGHEELVELLLSRGADIEHRDKKGFTPLILAATAGHQKVVEILLNHGADIEAQSERTKDTPLSLACSGGRYEVVELLLNRGANKEHRNVSDYTPLSLAASGGYVNIIKLLLSHGAEINSRTGSKLGISPLMLAAMNGHVAAVKLLLDMGSDINAQIETNRNTALTLACFQGRHEVVSLLLDRKANVEHRAKTGLTPLMEAASGGYVEVGRVLLTKGADVNATPVPSSRDTALTIAADKGHCRFVELLLSRGTQVEVKNKKGNSPLWLAANGGHLNVVDLLYHAGADIDSQDNRKVSCLMAAFRKGHIKVVKWMVNHVTQFPSDQEMTRYIATVSDKELLEKCQECVKVIRAAKETQAAKANKNATILLEELDMEKTREESKKAAAARRRERKKKKKLEKKEEKRKLHEEYKKNETTYEDKEENGKKSGDEECDRADDSEHETGDSCERMDSMPSPVNRSPEDPYREEGDSGIDANSQGSCSSNDVKAREKKKEKKKKKANSPNNNEKDTSPQRSPKSVVTQGTTLSQNSITPTKSQNNTTEKRIMTNVSNTVSVTITSATMSSRSSTVNCGERKLKGQLVFESSRHPADREDFEATGNETYMPGKGKKTYNNQYDGDALNSSTKSNNTTSPKQAGKREEGWKEVVRKGQSDDSGRFMNSPFRSKKVSVPPNAISRVIGRGGSNINAIRGATGAHIEVEKQSKCQGERIITIKGSSDATKQAHTLIAALIKDPDVDILQMLPKSKLTVVTTSSWDKTVSTVASSKAKLGPVNKPPSLTSSSSSTQINKSSYTSGVSTVNQLIPLRSSSTIKLAGPFPTPLPRATAPRLVAAAEKRAQAVAAQMASSSNTKTTMSYTSAIMTAGRATKIVTTSTTQTFAAKLSEITASTHTSTTVMQSTHTTVNKQKSLQANSVTVVSATAAAMAQSSSQQSAVNTSPKHCRPLPTLSAPPTMVSHYSGKSTYSPGSNVAVSPATSTVVAYCSESTVTSTCSNSSIRVSPSPPISSQCQQQLQQQQQQARSPPPIASTIQDQQQQQQQQQQQTNNTPLEYSLFNDTFTKVTQQSMWGNRENESQKGMNFATVAGGGGVSVNISGSSSSKFIDSIPPQVDASKAPGYRGTAMCSPVSSKSNNTTNTNATSIGGGGVSSNTGHNPIQPPQFQSSGNYNEHPLSSKPPGSLAVARPVIPQQNIEMGAAMGAQFSRPVFQGELTGTRNTTTHQPHVIASTSQPTLDVGLFKGNNIGYEHPNVNSSLLKMVPNEGQGHPLLPFHPHMQNFAQTIAPSASVNTTVSMSRLNPRAPDFSSSLHLNSKPQVTMFNAGSAAAGMHPNMFATVPPPPPSAIQSNNLAMLGNFPLGKYQAPSRATPGNTGISTNGQTRWPFAPPHNNYPPHQDPMIGQIGFSNHLANLTAQPGSIDLITSLENGGSPAISPSSPAQVAQEMNQLKIEDRKVPRPIGTERAWKNYATAGMGPGGDADSINWMLNNEKLVGSWASLAPGIDRHQMFRSNATYNRISNVDAELHHMMESSFQGHVDTQQQPFPNGSATTLSLMPGLTLLPGQFGTPTLTEIPPNEANKMDPPAWGIPDTVQDKQHPAWNKWTH; encoded by the exons ATGTCTCATTGGTTTCCACTCGTCGCGCAAGAGGATATGACCTCTACGCGAGAT GTGGAGTGTTTTGCAATTGATCAGGTTGAATTAGACGAAGGTCATCATTTAGAATCGTCCAAGCTTCTGTTAACTTCTGAAGATCCAGAGAGATCTGTGGATCCTGAAACTCAGGCTCGATTAGAATCGTTGCTGGAAGTAGCTGGTATTGGCAAGTTGTCATCAGGCGATGGGAAGCACTTGCCTGATCACGAAGTGCTCCGTCGCATAACATCTAGTGTTTCTTGTGCATTAGATGAAGCAGCAGCTGCATTGACTCGTATGCGCAGCGATAATCCACGCACACAAAACGAAAAGCGCTCTCTTGTAGAGGCTTGCACTGACGGAGACGTAGGTActgttagaaaattattaacagaAGGACGCAGTGTTCACGAGACTACAGAGGAGGGAGAGAGTTTGCTCTCTCTCGCCTGTTCAGCTGGATATTACGAACTTGCTCAG GTACTTTTGGCAATGAGTGCAAACGTGGAGGATCGTGGCATAAAGGGGGATTGTACCCCTTTAATGGAGGCTGCCAGTGCAGGGCATGTAGATGTTGTAAGCTTGCTTATTGCGCATGGAGCTGATGTTAATGCTCAATCTACTTCAG GTAATACACCTCTTATGTATGGCTGTGCGGGTGGTCACGAAGAGGTAGTGCGAGTATTATTAGAAGCAGGTGCCAATGTTGAAGATCATAATGAAAACGGTCATACACCTTTAATGGAAGCAGCTAGTGCTGGACATGTTCCAGTAGCTAAGATCTTGCTAGAACATGGCGCTGGAATTAATACTCATTCCAATGAATTTAAAGAATCCGCGCTAACACTAGCCTGTTACAAAGGTCATTTGGAAATGGTTCGCTTCTTATTAGAAGCTGGCGCAGATCAG GAGCACAAAACTGATGAAATGCACACTGCCCTTATGGAAGCATCGATGGATGGTCATGTAGAAGTAGCTCGTTTACTCTTAGATTCGGGCGCCCAGGTGAATATGCCAACAGACAGTTTTGAATCTCCATTAACTTTGGCTGCTTGTGGAGGTCACGTTGATCTGGCTATGCTCTTGATTGAACGAGGAGCTAATATCGAAGAAGTAAATGATGAAGGTTACACCCCATTAATGGAAGCAGCACGTGAAGGTCACGAAGAAATGGTTGCTTTACTTTTGAGTCAAG GGGCGAACATCAATGCTCAAACCGAAGAAACACAAGAAACAGCACTTACTTTAGCCTGTTGCGGTGGCTTTCTAGAAGTTGctgattttctaattaaagcAGGAGCTGATATTGAATTAGGTGCCTCTACTCCTCTAATGGAAGCTGCACAGGAAGGTCATTTAGAACTCGTTCGTTACTTACTTGAATCTGCGGCAGATGTCCATGCTCAAACTCAAACAGGAGATACTGCATTAACGTATGCTTGTGAAAATGGTCATACCGATGTTGCGGATCTCTTACTTCAGTTTGGTGCTGATATG GAGCATGAATCGGAGGGAGGAAGAACACCGTTGATGAAGGCATGTAGAGCCGGCCATCTCTGTACAGTTCAGTTTCTTATAACGAAACGTGCAGACGTTAATAGGCAAACAACGAATAATGATCATACTCCCCTCTCGCTAGCTTGCGCTGGTGGACATCTTGCAGTTGTAGAACTTTTACTTTCTCAGTCTGCTAATCCGTTTCATAAACTGAAG GATAATTCTACGATGTTGATAGAAGCTGCAAAGGGTGGGCATACTAGTGTAGTTCAACTTCTATTGGATTACCCTCACAGTATTATGATGAGTACATCACATAATGCAACACCTACACCTATGTTGCTCccacaacaacagcagcagcagcaacagcagcagcagcagcagcaacaatcacatcaacaacaacagcagcatATTACACATCAGCAGCATGTGCCCCATCAACAACATGCATCTACGCAGCCACAATCACAccaacaacagcagcaacatGCTGCCGATCAACCACAATCGCAAAATCTTCAACCTAAAcataatacacaaaaatcgTTACTAAGAAAAAACCGATCCGTAACGATGATGCCAGACACAAGTCTTACTTCCGCTGAGGCGCAACAAGTTCGTTCTCAGCCCGCAGGAGAATCAATTGTAACCACTAAAGATGATACCAATATTCTGGATAAAGGTAGTGGAGGATTTACCAATCTTTCAGAACCTAACATCAGCCTCAGCCCTGCTCCAGCGCCAACACCAGGGTTAAATGTTACGGATAGCCGAAAGAATACTCGACAAGAGCAGATCCTACATAAGCAacaaatttttgaagaattacaa aggGTAGAGAGAGAACTTCAAATTAAAGGTCCGGGACATTGGTTCTGTAGTGCAAAGAATTCTGTTGTAActcaacaacagcaacagcagcaagAAGATTCTAGTGATCCAGATACATTGTCATCAG GTTTAGTTTGCAGTACAAGTGGCATGTCCGGAAATTCATTAAGTCATCAAGGCACCAGCCAAGCAATGTCACTGTATAATGCATTTCTTAGAGGAAAACGAATTGCACAAGAAGCTCAGTTATCCTTAGCACCAACCATATCGGAAACTTTTCCCACGACAAATGCTTTCCCTACAtctcctcctctttctcttgcGACGATACCTGTTACATCGTCCGTTCCATTGGCTACTTCAAATACATCTTCAACAACTACGCCAAGTCCTCCAAGTATATCCACCCCTCCCACCGTTATGGCAGTTTCCCAACCCATTACCGCGAGTAGTGATGTTAGCCAGAATACTGCTATAAGCGATCGCCCAAAAGCGAAACCTGTCTCTAAGAAAGAAGGTAAAAATATCCGGAAAGCTTCGTCCAGTGTAATGGCCGGAAAGttgcagcaacagcagcaacaacaacaacaagcTAACTTGATGGCTGGTCTTCAACAGCAATACCAGCAAAAACAACGACAACATACTTATCAAGTCCAACAGGTACACCAGCTGCAACAGCTGAACCAACAATTGCAGTTACAATTGGATCAAGTGCAG gtacagcaacaacaacaaccacaacagcAAGctcagcagcagcagcagcaacaacaacaacaacatcaaCAACAGCAATCACAATCACAGCAGCAAACTGGAGTAGTAACTGCTAATGGAAATAACATACTTATGCCTACTCAATTAATGTCACATCTTCATCCAACGCACACCCATCATCTTCATGATCAG GCAGATCCTGACTTAGCAAGATTACATCGAGATGGAGCTTGTCCCTTTGTTGCTGCGGCTCAAAAAGCAAAGGCTCTTTGTACAAGTGAAAgtgttataaaattagaagatGGCACGCATATTCCTTTGGATGAtgcttttgaaatttttcgatCTATTAGTTTTGACGATACTGTTGatg TAGCAACGGAAGATCAAGAAAAGCTTGAATTGAAAAGATTAGAAGTGACAAATGGTAAGGATTctcaacagcaacaacaacagcagcaacaacaacagcagcagcagcaacattTGCAAACCACGCAAATAGTTCAACAAACAACCAGTCCTTATACTTCTCAAGAGTATTTTACCAATCCTGTGTTACCAACTTTGCCTTCGCTTCAAGTAACTAGTGCTGGTGTTCAAATACAAGCTGATATATCAGCAGGTTTGCAGTTAACTGGTCCACAATCCCTACAGAATCAAGCATTTAAAGACGGATATTTGGAAGGTTTTCGAACCCATTTTCAACCACAATTGTTACTGCAATCCTCCCAGATAA CATTTCCAACACAAGCTTTGCCAACTGTAAGTGAAGCAACAGGAATAATAGATAGTATATCCCATCAAACAAATGGTTATGCTCAATCAACAACCTGTAGTACTAATCAGGTTCAAGTGGCTACTCAAACCCAAGCGCCAGCAACAACAACTGCTGCAACCATTGTTGCTTCAGACAAAAAACAAGTTTATACAGCTCCAACAACCGgtaaaggaaaaaagggaCGATATCCACTTTTGTCACAACAACCATCATgtcaacaacaacaacaacaaactGCCAATACCCAACAGCAAACACCCAATTTTCCCAGTCAGAATTATCAATTGGACCCAACAACAG TTGCTGGTCAGTACACAACAGGTGTTCCAACAGTTGGTGGTTATACTACTAGTCAAGTACCGCCTGCATCATTTTCTTGTATGGACGTGGATTCCGAAACTGACAGTAATCATGATACAGCTTTGACATTGGCATGTGCTGGTGGTCACGAAGAACTCGTTGAACTTTTGTTAAGTCGCGGTGCAGACATAG AACATAGAGATAAAAAGGGATTTACTCCACTTATATTGGCAGCAACAGCAGGTCACCAAAAAGTGGTAGAAATTCTTTTGAATCATGGAGCTGATATAGAAGCTCAATCTGAGCGCACCAAGGATACACCTTTGTCTCTTGCCTGCAGCGGTGGTAGATACGAAGTGGTAGAGCTTCTCCTTAATCGGGGTGCTAATAAGGAACACCGTAATGTTTCTGATTACACACCTTTGAGCCTTGCAGCATCTGGTGGAtacgttaatataataaagcTTCTTCTTAGTCATGGTGCTGAAATTAATTCCCGGACTGGGTCAAAATTAGGTATTTCTCCACTCATGCTTGCAGCCATGAATGGTCATGTTG CGGCGGTTAAGCTATTATTAGACATGGGCAGTGATATAAATGCTCAAATAGAGACTAATCGTAATACGGCGCTAACGTTGGCGTGTTTTCAAGGAAGACACGAGGTCGTTAGTCTTCTTCTCGATCGGAAAGCTAACGTAGAACATCGAGCTAAG aCCGGCTTAACACCGTTAATGGAAGCGGCTAGTGGAGGATACGTAGAAGTTGGACGTGTTTTACTTACTAAAGGAGCAGATGTTAATGCTACTCCCGTTCCATCATCTCGTGACACTGCCCTCACCATCGCTGCTGACAAAGGACACTGCCGTTTTGTAGAATTATTATTGTCAAG AGGAACGCAAGTAGaggtgaagaataaaaaaggaaatagtcCATTATGGTTAGCGGCAAATGGAGGGCATTTGAATGTTGttgatttattatatcatgCTGGAGCAGATATTGATTCGCAAGACAATCGAAAG GTTTCTTGTTTGATGGCCGCTTTTCGTAAAGGACATATTAAAGTTGTTAAGTGGATGGTAAATCATGTTACTCAATTTCCAAGTGACCAAGAAATGACGAGGTATATAGCTACTGTCAGTGACAAGGAACTCTTAGAAAAATGTCAGGAATGTGTGAAAGTTATACGTGCGGCAAAGGAAACTCAAGCAGcaaaagcaaataaaaatgcaacgaTACTATTGGAAGAACTTGACATGGAAAAAACGAGGGAAGAGTCGAAAAAAGCCGCGGCTGCTCGTAGGAGagagcgaaagaaaaaaaagaaacttgagaagaaagaggagaaacgaAAGTTACATgaagaatataagaaaaatgaaacaactTATGAGGATAAAGAGGAAAATGGGAAGAAATCCGGAGACGAGGAATGCGATAGAGCGGATGATAGTGAACATGAAACTGGAGATAGTTGTGAAAGAATGGACAGTATGCCATCACCGGTTAACAGAAGTCCGGAAGATCCTTACAGAGAGGAAGGCGATAGCGGAATCGATGCGAATAGTCAAGGCAGCTGTAGTAGTAATGACGTCAAAGctagagagaaaaagaaagagaaaaagaaaaagaaagctaATAGTCCAAACAACAATGAAAAAGACACGTCTCCCCAAAGATCTCCAAAGTCTGTTGTCACACAAGGCACTACTTTGTCACAAAATTCTATTACACCAACAAAATCTCAAAATAATACGACCGAAAA GAGGATTATGACAAATGTTTCTAATACAGTATCCGTAACCATAACCTCTGCCACAATGAGTTCTAGATCTTCGACTGTGAATTGTGGTGAACGCAAATTGAAAGGTCAACTGGTATTTGAATCGTCGAGACATCCTGCCGATAGAGAAGACTTTGAAGCAACTGGCAATGAAACATATATGCCTGGTAAAGGCAAGAAAACTTATAATAATCAGTATGATGGCGACGCATTGAATAGTTCTACCAAATCAAACAACACAACCAGTCCTAAGCAAGCAGGCAAACGCGAAGAAGGCTGGAAAGAAGTTGTACGAAA GGGACAGTCGGATGATTCTGGGAGATTTATGAATTCACCATTCCGTTCAAAGAAAGTATCTGTTCCACCAAATGCTATTAGTCGAGTTATCGGAAGAGGCGGAAGTAATATAAATGCTATTAGAGGTGCAACAGGAGCGCATATCGAAGTTGAAAAACAAAGCAAATGCCAGGGCGAAcgaattattactattaa AGGATCGTCCGATGCGACAAAACAGGCTCATACATTAATAGCTGCTCTCATTAAAGATCCAGATGTTGATATATTGCAAATGCTTCCAAAATCGAAACTCACAGTTGTTACTACTTCTTCTTGGGATAAAACCGTATCTACTGTAGCT tCGAGCAAAGCAAAGTTGGGTCCTGTAAATAAACCTCCAAGTCTAACGTCTAGTTCCAGTAGTAcgcaaattaataaatctagTTACACATCCGGAGTTTCTACCGTTAATCAATTGATTCCACTTCGATCGTCGTCAACTATTAAACTCGCTGGACCATTTCCAACGCCTTTACCACGCGCAACAGCACCCAGACTTGTGGCTGCGg CTGAAAAACGAGCTCAAGCTGTGGCAGCCCAGATGGCTTCGTCATCAAACACGAAGACAACAATGTCATATACGAGTGCAATTATGACTGCTGGACGAGCAACAAAAATTGTAACGACAAGTACCACGCAAACGTTTGCAGCGAAGTTATCCGAAATCACTGCCTCAACGCATACATCTACTACCGTCATGCAATCTACTCATACTACGGTAAACAAGCAAAAATCGTTGCAAGCAAATTCGGTGACTGTTGTATCAGCTACAGCCGCGGCAATGGCTCAGAGTTCGTCTCAACAGTCTGCAGTCAATACATCGCCAAAACACTGCCGACCACTGCCTACTTTGTCTGCTCCACCAACTATGGTCTCCCATTATTCCGGAAAGTCTACTTACTCTCCCGGCTCAAACGTGGCCGTATCACCGGCAACCAGCACTGTGGTTGCATACTGCTCGGAAAGTACCGTCACTTCGACTTGTTCGAACTCCTCGATACGAGTCAGTCCGTCACCTCCGATATCATCGCAATGTCAACAACAAttgcaacagcaacaacagcaagCACGCAGTCCACCACCTATTGCATCAACAATTCAAGatcaacagcaacagcagcagcagcaacaacagcagaCGAATAATACACCTCTCGAATATTCCCTATTTAACGACACGTTTACGAAAGTTACACAACAATCGATGTGGGGTAATCGAGAAAATGAATCTCAGAAGGGTATGAATTTCGCGACCGTAGCTGGTGGTGGTGGAGTGTCCGTTAACATTTCGGGTTCATCCTCGTCTAAATTCATCGATAGCATACCTCCTCAG GTGGATGCTTCAAAAGCTCCTGGATATCGAGGGACAGCTATGTGCTCTCCTGTTTCAAGTAAATCAAATAATACAACTAATACGAACGCGACTAGCATAGGAGGCGGAGGTGTTTCATCGAATACCGGCCATAATCCTATTCAACCACCGCAATTTCAGTCGTCCGGAAATTATAATGAACATCCTCTTTCAAGCAAACCACCAGGTAGTTTGGCTGTAGCGCGGCCGGTAATTCCTCAGCAAAATATAGAAATGGGAGCAGCTATGGGAGCTCAGTTTAGTAGACCAGTGTTTCAAGGGGAATTGACAGGAACTCGCAATACGACAACTCATCAGCCGCATGTGATTGCCTCTACATCACAACCGACGTTGGACGTGGGTTTGTTTAAAGGAAACAATATCGGCTATGAGCATCCAAACGTAAATTCAAGTTTATTAAAGATGGTACCAAACGAAGGACAAGGTCATCCGCTTTTACCTTTTCACCCGCATATGCAGAATTTCGCGCAAACAATAGCGCCATCTGCTTCGGTGAACACTACAGTCAGTATGTCCAGATTAAATCCTAGAGCGCCTGACTTTTCTAGCTCGTTACATTTGAATAGCAAGCCTCAAGTGACAATGTTTAACGCGGGTTCGGCGGCGGCGGGAATGCATCCAAACATGTTCGCCACTGTACCGCCGCCTCCTCCGTCCGCGATTCAGTCTAATAACTTGGCAATGCTTGGAAATTTTCCTTTAGGAAAATATCAGGCACCATCTCGAGCCACACCCGGTAATACCGGAATCTCGACTAACGGTCAAACTCGTTGGCCGTTTGCTCCACCGCACAATAATTACCCGCCCCATCAAGATCCAATGATAGGCCAAATTGGTTTCTCCAATCATTTGGCAAATTTAACCGCACAACCTGGAAGCATTGATTTGATTACAAGCCTAGAGAATGGCGGTTCACCGGCTATATCACCTTCTTCGCCGGCACAGGTAGCGCAAGAAATGAATCAGCTTAAGATCGAGGATCGTAAAGTACCACGACCCATCGGTACGGAAAGAGCCTGGAAAAATTACGCAACAGCAGGAATGGGACCTGGTGGTGATGCTGATTCCATTAATTGGATGTTGAACAATGAAAAGCTTGTCGGATCTTGGGCGAGTTTGGCGCCGGGCATAGATAGACACCAAATGTTCCGATCTAACGCTACATACAATCGTATATCCAACGTCGATGCCGAACTTCATCACATGATGGAATCTTCATTCCAG GGTCACGTTGATACTCAGCAGCAGCCATTTCCTAATGGAAGCGCGACTACTTTATCTCTAATGCCAGGATTAACCTTATTGCCGGGACAGTTTGGTACGCCTACATTGACAGAAATTCCTCCGAATGAAGCAAACAAAATGGATCCACCAGCATGGGGAATACCAGATACTGTACAAGACAAGCAACATCCG GCATGGAATAAATGGActcattaa